The region TGAGCACCCATGGTCGCAGTGGCCTGGGCCGCGCTCTGATGGGCAGTGTCGCAGAGGCGGTCGCGCACCAGTCGCCCATTCCGGTGATGCTGGTCCGGGCCGGTCAGCCTGTGACCCAGTGGTCTGCCGGTCCCACCACAGGCCTCTCCTCCTTCGAGCCGTTGAGGGTCTGAGCTCCGTCCGGTACTCCCGGCGCTCAACTGTGGCGCCTGACGTTGGCTGTGCACCCGCCAGACCGCTACACTGACCCGTTATGTCGCGTGTGCGTGGAAAACCTGAAGTCATGAGCCCCGTTGGCGGCGAGGCCCAACTGCGCGCCGCCGTGGAGGCTGGGGCGGACGCGGTCTTTTTTGGCGTCAATGCCCCGAAGGGTGACGCGCGGGGCTTCCACGCCCGCGCCAAGGTCGGGTTCGAGGCCGAGGCCCTGCCTGACATCATGCGCGGGCTGCACGAGCGCGGTGTGATGGGCTTCGTGACCTTCAACGTGCTGGTGTTCGACCGCGAGCTCAGGCAGGCCGAGCGGCAGCTGATGCACCTGGCGGAATCGGGCGTAGACGCCATTATCGTGCAGGATCACGGCGTGGCCCGGCTGGCTCACGAGATCTGCCCCGACCTGCCGATCCACGGCTCGACCCAGATGAGCATCACGTCTGCCGAGGGCGCAGAACTGGCGGGCCGCTTTGGCGCCAGCCGCGTGGTGCTGGGACGTGAACTGTCGCTGCGCGATATCGAGCGGATTGCCCGCGCCACCGACATCGAACTGGAAACCTTCGTACACGGCGCGCTGTGCGTGAGCTACTCCGGACAGTGCTTCTCCAGCGAGGCCTGGGGTGGACGCAGCGCCAACCGGGGCCAGTGCGCGCAGGCCTGCCGCCTGCCCTACGATCTGCTGGTAGACGGCCAGGAGCGTGACCTGGGCGACGCACGCTACCTGCTCTCGCCGGGTGACCTGTACGCCCTGCATCAGGTACCGGAACTGGTGCGCATCGGCGTGGACTGCCTGAAGATCGAGGGCCGCTACAAGGACGCCGAATTCGTTGCGCTCACCACCGCCGCCTACCGGAAGGCCGTGGACGAGGCCTGGGCTGGCCGGCCCCTGAGCGTCACCCCCCAGGAAGAGCAGGACCTTGAACAGGTGTACTCGCGCGGTCTGGGCCCGCACTTCATGGCTGGCACCAACCACCAGACAGTGGTTCGTGGCCGGGCCCCCCGTCACCGTGGCGTGCAGGTGGGAACCGTGCGCGGCGTGACCGAGCGCGGCGTGCTGGTCGAACTGAGCCAGAGCGTAAAACCCGGTGACGGCCTGGTGTTCGACCCGGCCAACTGGCGCACCCCCGAGGGCCGTGAAGAGGGTGGGTTCCTGTACGGCCTGTGGCAAGGTGGCCGGCAGGTCGAGGACGTTCGGGCCGGCGCAGTGGCCGAGCTGCGTTTCGGGCGTGGTGCCGTTGACGGCCGCCGTGTGCGCGAGGGCGATCTGGTGTGGCGCACGCAGGACCCGACGCTGGCCGCTCGCGTAAGGCCCCTGCTGGAAACTGCTGATCCCCTGTACACCCGGCCGGTGGAGGCTCACTTTACCGGCCATGTGGGCCAAGCGCCGGTCCTGACCCTGACGGACGAGCAGGGCCGCAGTGTGAGCGTGACAGGTGACGCACCGCTGTCTGAATCCCGCAACCGTGCTCTGGACGAGGCCAGCCTGCGGGAGCAACTCGGCAAGCTGGGCGGGACGCCCTACCATCTGGGAGCCCTGACCACAGACCTGCAGGGTGCGGGTTTCCTTCCGGTCAGTGCGCTGAACGCCCTGCGCCGCGCCGCTTCAGAGCAGCTGAGCGCCCTGCGTGCCCAGGCTCCGGAACGCCGCGTCGCTCCCCGCCTGGACGAGGTGCTGAACACAGTTGGAGGACTCGCGCCCGCCCCGGCCCAGGGCACTCCCCGGTTGCACGTTCTGGTCCGCACTCCGGAGCAGCTCGACGCTGCCCTGGAGGAAAGGCCGGACTCCATCACCCTGGACTACCTGGAGCTTTACGGCCTGAAGCCCAGCGTGGAGCGCGTGAAGACTGCCGGAATTCCGGTGCGGGTGGCCAGCCCGCGCATCCTGAAGCCGACCGAGCAGAACCTGCAGAAGTTCCTGCTGTCGCTCGACGCGCCGATCCTGGTGCGCTCGGGCGGGCTGCTGGAAGGATTGCAGACCGAGGCTGGTCCTGGTGGGTCTGGCCCCGAGCTGACCGGCGACTTCAGCCTGAACGCCGCGAATATGCTGACCACCCGCGCGCTGCTCGACCTGGGCCTCAGCCGGATCACCCCCACCCACGACCTCAACGCCCAGCAGATTACTGAACTGGCCGGGCTGGTCGGGCCCCACACGCTTGAAGTCATCGCGTATCAGCACCTGCCGGTGTTTCACACCGAGCACTGCGTGTTCTGCCGGTTCCTGTCAGAGGGCACCGACTACACCAACTGCGGGCACCCCTGTGAGAGCCACCGCGTGGCCCTGCGCGACGAGCGCGGCGTGGCGCATCCGGTCATGGCTGACGTCGGCTGCCGCAACACCGTCTTCGAGGGCCGGCCCCAGGTGGCAGCCACGCATCTGCAAGACTGGCTGGACGCTGGCCTGCGCGAGTTCCGCCTGGAGTTCGTTCACGAGACTCCCGCCCAGGTCCGCGAGGTTATTGCCCTGCACCGCAGCTTTCTGAAGGGCGAGCTGAGCCGCAGCGCACTGTCCGAGCGCCTCTCAGCACTGTCGGACCAGGGAACCACCGAGGGCAGCCTGTTCGTACCCAATGACTTTGCCATGCTGGACGCCCTGCCGATCCTGTCCTGACAAGTGCTCCAAAAACTTCAGGTTGCGTCAAGGTTTCTCACTCTCCAGCTGACTACGCTGGCACATGGCGAATCTGGCACAACCGGCGGTGATCCAACCTGTGCATGCCCACCCGATCAAGGTGGAGCGGCACGACATGGCGGCCATGCGTCATCACACCAACACCGGAATCAGGCCGGTGCATACCTACCGGGAAACGCCATACGGTCTGTTTGTGGGCCGGCACTTTGAAGGCCACCCACGCATTCGTCACTGGGAGGCTCACCTGTTGCCCGAACTGAACATGGTGGTCTGCCGCTACGACTTTCATGGCCTGCGCGAGCATGATTACTACCTGGACGTGGCGCGTATTACGAGCCAAAATCACCTGTGGACTGTCGAAGACCTGTACCTCGATCTGATTGTGCATGACGGCCTGAGGGCTGAAATTCTGGACACGGATGAACTGCTGGCCGCCCGGGCAGCCGGCTACCTCAGTGAGAGCGACATGCAGCAGGCGGTTGCTGTAGCGCATCAGGCCCTGTCCGGGCTGGCGCGGGCCGGCTACTCTCTGAATAACTGGCTGGCCTCACACGGCGTGGTGGTCGACTGGTGCGCCGCCGGGGGAGACGACCCGTCTGAAGTGAGGCCGCACATCCCCAGCTCCGGTCCTATCTTTGGGCATGAGCTCTACTGCTCCCCAGATTCGGCTGGAGGCCGCCCTTCCTGAAGCGCTGGGGCGGATTGCAACCACGCCTGGGGTTTACGCCGCGCTCTGGTGCGGGTCTGCTTCTCGTGGTGAAGCCAATGAATACAGCGACCTCGACATTCATGCCCTTGTCACCGGAGATCAGCGCTGGCGCAGCCACTTCACCGTGCACGGGAATGGGCAGCCTGTGCCTGTGGAGGTTTTTTATAATCCTGCCGGGCAGATCAGCAGCCTGATTGCGCAGGAAGACAGTGCTAGCGTCGCCATGTATGCCCACGGGCGAGTGCTCCTGCATCATCCTGACCTGACTGGGTTGAT is a window of Deinococcus deserti VCD115 DNA encoding:
- a CDS encoding U32 family peptidase, coding for MSRVRGKPEVMSPVGGEAQLRAAVEAGADAVFFGVNAPKGDARGFHARAKVGFEAEALPDIMRGLHERGVMGFVTFNVLVFDRELRQAERQLMHLAESGVDAIIVQDHGVARLAHEICPDLPIHGSTQMSITSAEGAELAGRFGASRVVLGRELSLRDIERIARATDIELETFVHGALCVSYSGQCFSSEAWGGRSANRGQCAQACRLPYDLLVDGQERDLGDARYLLSPGDLYALHQVPELVRIGVDCLKIEGRYKDAEFVALTTAAYRKAVDEAWAGRPLSVTPQEEQDLEQVYSRGLGPHFMAGTNHQTVVRGRAPRHRGVQVGTVRGVTERGVLVELSQSVKPGDGLVFDPANWRTPEGREEGGFLYGLWQGGRQVEDVRAGAVAELRFGRGAVDGRRVREGDLVWRTQDPTLAARVRPLLETADPLYTRPVEAHFTGHVGQAPVLTLTDEQGRSVSVTGDAPLSESRNRALDEASLREQLGKLGGTPYHLGALTTDLQGAGFLPVSALNALRRAASEQLSALRAQAPERRVAPRLDEVLNTVGGLAPAPAQGTPRLHVLVRTPEQLDAALEERPDSITLDYLELYGLKPSVERVKTAGIPVRVASPRILKPTEQNLQKFLLSLDAPILVRSGGLLEGLQTEAGPGGSGPELTGDFSLNAANMLTTRALLDLGLSRITPTHDLNAQQITELAGLVGPHTLEVIAYQHLPVFHTEHCVFCRFLSEGTDYTNCGHPCESHRVALRDERGVAHPVMADVGCRNTVFEGRPQVAATHLQDWLDAGLREFRLEFVHETPAQVREVIALHRSFLKGELSRSALSERLSALSDQGTTEGSLFVPNDFAMLDALPILS
- a CDS encoding DUF402 domain-containing protein, whose translation is MANLAQPAVIQPVHAHPIKVERHDMAAMRHHTNTGIRPVHTYRETPYGLFVGRHFEGHPRIRHWEAHLLPELNMVVCRYDFHGLREHDYYLDVARITSQNHLWTVEDLYLDLIVHDGLRAEILDTDELLAARAAGYLSESDMQQAVAVAHQALSGLARAGYSLNNWLASHGVVVDWCAAGGDDPSEVRPHIPSSGPIFGHELYCSPDSAGGRPS